From Kineosporia succinea, the proteins below share one genomic window:
- a CDS encoding cupin domain-containing protein has protein sequence MPTLPEWATGLNLQPHPEGGWFAETYRSTHELPPGQLPDAGYEGPRSLATSILFLLLPGETSAWHVVRSDELWIHQRGGPLALGLGGTDPAAPGPAVESILGTEPNQSPQLLVPAGTWQTARPAGDEPVLVGCVVTPGFDYRDWRLA, from the coding sequence ATGCCGACGCTTCCCGAATGGGCCACCGGCCTCAACCTGCAGCCTCATCCCGAGGGTGGCTGGTTCGCCGAGACCTACCGGTCCACCCACGAGCTCCCGCCCGGGCAGCTGCCCGACGCCGGATACGAGGGACCACGCTCGCTGGCCACGTCGATCCTCTTCCTGTTGCTGCCCGGCGAGACCTCGGCCTGGCACGTGGTCCGCTCCGACGAACTCTGGATCCATCAGCGGGGCGGCCCCCTCGCCCTGGGCCTGGGCGGTACCGATCCGGCCGCACCCGGCCCAGCGGTCGAGTCGATCCTGGGCACCGAGCCGAACCAGAGTCCGCAGCTGCTGGTGCCGGCCGGCACCTGGCAGACGGCTCGTCCGGCCGGAGACGAACCGGTGCTCGTGGGATGTGTGGTCACACCCGGTTTCGACTACCGCGACTGGCGGCTGGCCTGA
- a CDS encoding DUF58 domain-containing protein, translated as MPSDARDHTPGGSPAGATPELTGTATGTATGTAPTNTPGRLIGDGPGGPNSSPTSKGPGRLTGRATGGLRERMQREMRLIRPITPGGWLAIMLAAVLAAIAIRALNPWLLLVACALAVPVLLSQFFRPDLRSVSVAFRSPERMVVGEAAEQVLSIRNDGVHSTPGLGVVHTCAGLPPVSLAVPPLPPGGQAEFTVSRVPVRRVRADTHEIRLWTTAPFGMAGHARRIRSRAAICVHPARVAAVDIGTGHLGVEDAAGARPTPAGSEPHGLREWRHGDDRRHVNWRATARQPRPEQLIVVVPEPEVESRLIMLVTGSAQDEAWEELLSLAAWSACAAVGTHSDVTLLAPGVEPWSGTDEQQILDWFAGLDEAGTEAATTSATAEHDEFHTQLHVRTTPGVVMIHAQTRPFGLHPAEGTP; from the coding sequence ATGCCCAGCGACGCCCGCGACCACACCCCCGGTGGATCTCCCGCCGGCGCCACCCCCGAGCTGACCGGCACCGCGACCGGCACCGCGACCGGCACCGCGCCGACGAACACGCCCGGCCGCTTGATCGGCGACGGTCCCGGCGGCCCAAACAGCAGCCCGACCAGCAAGGGGCCCGGCCGCCTGACCGGGCGAGCGACCGGTGGCCTGCGCGAGCGCATGCAGCGCGAGATGCGCCTGATACGGCCGATCACCCCCGGCGGCTGGCTCGCGATCATGCTGGCCGCGGTGCTGGCAGCGATCGCGATCCGCGCGCTGAACCCCTGGCTGCTGCTCGTGGCCTGTGCGCTCGCGGTGCCGGTGTTGCTCTCGCAGTTCTTCCGGCCGGACCTGCGCTCGGTGTCGGTGGCCTTTCGCTCGCCGGAACGGATGGTGGTGGGAGAGGCCGCGGAGCAGGTGCTCTCGATCCGGAACGACGGCGTGCACAGCACTCCTGGCCTCGGGGTGGTGCACACCTGCGCCGGGCTCCCGCCGGTGTCGCTGGCGGTGCCTCCGCTGCCGCCCGGTGGCCAGGCCGAGTTCACGGTGAGCCGGGTGCCCGTGCGCCGGGTGCGGGCCGACACCCACGAGATCAGGCTGTGGACGACGGCTCCCTTCGGGATGGCCGGCCACGCCCGGCGGATCCGCAGCCGGGCCGCGATCTGCGTGCACCCCGCCCGGGTTGCCGCGGTCGACATAGGCACCGGACACCTGGGCGTTGAGGACGCAGCCGGCGCCCGCCCGACCCCGGCCGGCAGCGAACCCCACGGCCTGCGCGAATGGCGCCACGGCGACGACCGCCGCCACGTGAACTGGCGCGCGACCGCCCGCCAGCCCCGGCCCGAGCAGCTCATCGTGGTGGTGCCGGAGCCCGAGGTGGAGTCACGGCTGATCATGCTGGTCACCGGCTCGGCGCAGGACGAGGCCTGGGAGGAGCTGCTCTCGCTGGCGGCCTGGTCGGCCTGTGCCGCGGTGGGCACCCACTCGGACGTGACTCTGCTGGCCCCCGGGGTGGAGCCGTGGAGCGGGACGGACGAGCAGCAGATCCTGGACTGGTTCGCCGGCCTCGACGAAGCCGGGACCGAGGCAGCGACGACCAGCGCGACGGCCGAACACGACGAGTTCCACACCCAACTACACGTCCGAACCACCCCCGGGGTTGTCATGATCCACGCACAAACCCGCCCCTTCGGACTTCACCCCGCCGAAGGCACCCCGTGA
- the purB gene encoding adenylosuccinate lyase: MHQLSSTPNVLGDDVPLGPLDGRYRATVAPLAQHLSEAALNQRRVHVEVEWLIHLTETRSVPGLRKLTADEITYLRSVASDFNAESVAELAETERVTLHDVKAVEYYVKKRMEGNSLADLTEIVHLFCTSEDINNLSYALMVRDAVALVWLPAAWALHEDVTDLAQELRDLPMLARTHGQPATPTTLGKELAVLAHRLGRQLRRIDKTEFLGKINGATGTFSAHVAAAPDTDWIEVSRTFVEHLGLTWNPLTTQIESHDWQAELYSDVARFNRVLHNLCTDVWTYISMGYFIQVRGQGTVGSSTMPHKVNPIRFENAEANLEVSSGLLGVLEQTLVTSRLQRDLTDSSMQRNIGIAFGHSLLAIDNARKGLAGLDADPEALARDLDATWEVLGEAVQTVMRVHGLDQPYERLKELTRGRKVDAEVMREFVEGLGLPDDVTKQLVELTPGTYVGVASKLVDQLR; encoded by the coding sequence CTGCACCAGCTCAGCTCGACGCCGAACGTTCTCGGTGACGACGTGCCGCTGGGCCCGCTCGACGGGCGCTACCGCGCCACCGTCGCCCCGCTGGCGCAGCACCTGTCCGAGGCCGCGCTCAACCAGCGCCGGGTGCACGTCGAGGTGGAGTGGCTGATCCACCTGACCGAGACCCGGTCGGTGCCCGGGCTGCGCAAGCTGACCGCCGACGAGATCACCTACCTGCGTTCCGTCGCCTCCGACTTCAACGCCGAGAGCGTCGCCGAGTTGGCCGAGACGGAGCGGGTCACGCTGCACGACGTCAAGGCCGTCGAGTACTACGTGAAGAAGCGGATGGAGGGTAACTCCCTCGCCGATCTGACCGAGATCGTGCACCTCTTCTGCACCAGCGAAGACATCAACAACCTGAGCTACGCGCTGATGGTGCGCGACGCCGTGGCCCTGGTCTGGCTGCCCGCCGCCTGGGCGCTGCACGAAGACGTCACCGACCTGGCCCAGGAGCTGCGCGACCTGCCGATGCTGGCGCGCACCCACGGCCAGCCGGCCACGCCCACGACGCTCGGCAAGGAACTGGCCGTGCTCGCCCACCGCCTGGGCCGGCAGCTGCGTCGCATCGACAAGACCGAGTTCCTGGGCAAGATCAACGGTGCGACCGGCACGTTCTCCGCGCACGTCGCCGCCGCGCCCGACACCGACTGGATCGAGGTCTCCCGCACGTTCGTGGAGCACCTGGGCCTGACCTGGAACCCGCTCACCACCCAGATCGAGTCGCACGACTGGCAGGCCGAGCTGTACTCGGACGTCGCCCGCTTCAACCGGGTGCTGCACAACCTGTGCACCGACGTCTGGACCTACATCTCGATGGGCTACTTCATCCAGGTGCGCGGCCAGGGCACGGTCGGCTCATCGACGATGCCGCACAAGGTGAACCCGATCCGCTTCGAGAACGCCGAGGCCAACCTCGAGGTCAGCAGCGGCCTGCTGGGAGTTCTCGAGCAGACGCTGGTCACCTCCCGTCTGCAGCGTGACCTGACCGACTCGTCGATGCAGCGCAACATCGGCATCGCGTTCGGCCACTCGTTGCTCGCCATCGACAACGCCCGCAAGGGCCTGGCCGGCCTCGACGCCGACCCCGAGGCCCTGGCCCGCGACCTCGACGCCACCTGGGAGGTGCTCGGCGAGGCGGTGCAGACGGTCATGCGGGTTCACGGTCTCGACCAGCCCTACGAGCGGCTCAAGGAGCTCACCCGTGGCCGCAAGGTCGACGCCGAGGTGATGCGCGAGTTCGTCGAGGGCCTGGGCCTCCCCGACGACGTGACCAAGCAGCTTGTCGAGCTCACCCCCGGCACGTACGTAGGCGTCGCGTCGAAGCTGGTAGACCAGCTGCGCTGA
- a CDS encoding AAA family ATPase — translation MDVAPAARLVANIEQVVRGQHAAVELLTIAVLAGGHVLIEDAPGTGKTTLAQSVARTVGGAFQRVQATADLMPSDITGSSVWDPSRREFSFVPGPVFADVLLVDELNRMPPRTQSALLEVMAERMVTVDGVRHPVPPSFFLVATQNPLEQHGTYPLPEGQLDRFDVRIHLKPLTAVDEFTVVREQLTGPTVATLAPVLDPAGLNALRDSVRAVFLAEPVLEYAVKLARSTRTDQRIRAGAGSRAAIALARCAQARALLHGREYVAPEDVAELAGPVLAHRIVPAVADPAETLINDLVRAQPVPVPV, via the coding sequence ATGGACGTCGCGCCCGCTGCCCGCCTGGTGGCCAACATCGAGCAGGTGGTGCGTGGTCAGCACGCCGCGGTCGAACTGCTGACCATTGCCGTCCTCGCGGGCGGTCACGTGCTGATCGAGGACGCGCCGGGCACCGGCAAGACCACCCTCGCACAGTCGGTGGCCCGGACGGTGGGTGGCGCGTTCCAGCGAGTGCAGGCCACGGCCGACCTGATGCCCTCGGACATCACCGGTTCGTCGGTCTGGGACCCCAGCCGCCGCGAGTTCAGCTTCGTGCCAGGCCCGGTGTTCGCCGACGTGCTGCTGGTGGACGAGCTGAACCGGATGCCCCCGCGCACCCAGTCGGCGCTGCTCGAGGTGATGGCCGAGCGGATGGTCACCGTGGACGGGGTGCGGCATCCGGTGCCGCCCAGCTTCTTCCTGGTGGCCACGCAGAACCCTCTCGAGCAGCACGGCACCTACCCGCTGCCGGAGGGCCAGCTCGACCGCTTCGACGTGCGCATCCACCTGAAACCCCTGACCGCCGTGGATGAGTTCACCGTGGTGCGCGAGCAGCTGACCGGCCCGACCGTGGCCACGCTGGCGCCGGTGCTCGACCCGGCCGGGCTCAACGCCCTGCGGGACAGTGTGCGCGCCGTGTTCCTGGCCGAGCCGGTGCTGGAGTATGCCGTCAAGCTCGCCCGCTCGACCCGCACCGACCAGCGGATCCGCGCCGGGGCCGGGTCCCGGGCCGCCATCGCCCTGGCCCGCTGCGCCCAGGCCCGCGCCCTGCTGCACGGCCGTGAGTACGTGGCCCCCGAGGACGTCGCCGAGCTCGCCGGGCCGGTGCTCGCCCACCGGATCGTGCCCGCCGTCGCCGACCCGGCCGAGACCCTGATCAACGACCTGGTGAGGGCACAGCCGGTGCCGGTGCCGGTCTGA
- a CDS encoding transglutaminaseTgpA domain-containing protein, giving the protein MKNAATLLTLASAAAALGLAGLLPAVVCLLVIVLIVVVGVFVPARFPQVTAVSWRRTAVAAASIGLVVLATALTGSRALVTGDIEDPLASAASVLAVPDGVPLGLLAALAAGSLVAVTLELGDRRGVQSGLVLGAAVLGLACVAAPNGQRLLIPIVVGWPAALFALTRLTTVQTRQTPTVTAMTLTRDADAPAESSLSPALRWRVLPVLLAITLSCGLLGAAAASGMTEIARNAASGSAGGGFSGNGARAWDTKFLGGQMALNSRGPLSETAVAEVPADAPAHWRTATLDLYTGAGWETTGRSALVTTLQNNGNAVQLRTEGTDSAMDAGGTETPTVTEDSSGSDPTPTAAEDTTTDTDAATDQGTSGTSEDATTDQGTSEDAGASGDAGASGDAGASGDAGTSTSSTISPSAPATADGGPGSPIDSSPAVPGDLTNPAAPGDLGIGEDTGTSGGADTLGTGTPAPQNTESPGSPESPGTAPPENSTTQLGTTRTDQVRIRGNGTAQLIAPGRVLSADLPAGYAGRTYVSNGDRVLMPSRNNDEYLISSRVYPDTTRPASLGTAAGTAVATAVATDAGSPAAARSARGTTIDPRWLQVPDTLPTRVRDLSRELTATAPTRLAAVQAIEARLRQMMTYTLDAAVPPEGQDAVDFALFESGQGYCEHFASAELMLLRAAGIPARMVVGYLADGSDANDGRQVLRASAAHAWVEVWFPGAGWVTSDPTPSGGAGQSFLQTVSNTFDRLTHQLAERALAFLTGVVGPVALIVLALLLWLFRGPLLKIVLRARRRPKPATGDRIDPDLRKAFGSLQSALAREGTPRLAHESVTALRDRVIGDRAYGETQEKADLEKAFDVLHRALYAKVPPGTHECADASTILDREATRRLEAQKQKA; this is encoded by the coding sequence GTGAAGAACGCCGCCACCCTGCTCACCCTGGCCTCCGCCGCGGCGGCCCTGGGGCTGGCCGGCCTCCTCCCGGCCGTGGTCTGCCTGCTCGTGATCGTGCTCATCGTGGTCGTCGGGGTGTTCGTGCCCGCCCGCTTTCCGCAGGTCACGGCCGTCTCCTGGCGTAGGACGGCGGTGGCCGCGGCCTCGATCGGCCTGGTCGTGCTGGCCACCGCGCTGACCGGGTCACGGGCCCTGGTCACCGGCGACATCGAGGACCCACTCGCGAGCGCCGCCTCGGTGCTGGCCGTACCCGACGGCGTCCCTCTCGGTCTGCTCGCCGCCCTGGCCGCCGGCTCGCTGGTCGCGGTCACGCTCGAGCTCGGCGACCGTCGCGGCGTGCAGTCCGGCCTGGTGCTGGGCGCCGCCGTGCTCGGTCTGGCCTGTGTCGCCGCGCCGAACGGGCAGCGGCTGCTGATCCCGATCGTCGTGGGCTGGCCCGCCGCCCTGTTCGCCCTGACCCGGCTCACCACGGTGCAGACCCGGCAGACCCCGACCGTCACCGCCATGACCCTGACCCGCGACGCCGACGCGCCGGCCGAGTCGTCGCTGTCCCCGGCCCTGCGCTGGCGTGTGCTGCCGGTGCTGCTGGCCATCACCCTGAGCTGCGGTCTTCTCGGGGCGGCGGCCGCGTCGGGCATGACCGAGATCGCCCGCAACGCCGCCTCCGGCAGTGCGGGCGGAGGCTTCTCGGGCAACGGCGCCCGGGCCTGGGACACGAAGTTCCTCGGTGGCCAGATGGCCCTGAACTCCCGTGGTCCCCTCAGCGAGACCGCCGTCGCAGAGGTCCCCGCCGATGCTCCCGCCCACTGGCGCACAGCCACACTCGACCTCTACACCGGTGCGGGCTGGGAGACCACGGGTCGCTCCGCCCTCGTCACCACCCTGCAGAACAACGGCAACGCCGTGCAGTTGCGCACAGAGGGCACCGATTCAGCAATGGACGCGGGGGGCACCGAAACTCCGACGGTCACCGAGGATTCGAGCGGGTCCGACCCGACCCCAACCGCCGCCGAGGACACCACCACCGATACGGACGCAGCCACCGACCAGGGCACCAGCGGCACCAGCGAAGACGCGACCACTGACCAAGGCACGAGCGAGGACGCCGGCGCGAGTGGGGACGCGGGCGCGAGTGGGGACGCGGGCGCGAGTGGGGACGCGGGGACCAGCACGAGCAGCACGATCAGCCCGAGCGCCCCGGCCACCGCCGACGGTGGTCCGGGTTCCCCCATCGACTCCTCACCGGCCGTCCCCGGCGACCTGACCAACCCCGCCGCCCCCGGTGACCTCGGAATCGGCGAGGACACCGGCACGTCCGGCGGCGCCGACACTCTCGGGACCGGCACCCCCGCACCCCAGAACACTGAAAGTCCCGGGAGCCCGGAAAGCCCCGGGACAGCACCCCCGGAGAACTCCACGACCCAGCTCGGCACCACCCGCACCGACCAGGTCCGGATCCGCGGCAACGGCACCGCCCAGCTGATCGCCCCCGGCCGCGTCCTGTCCGCCGACCTGCCCGCCGGATACGCCGGCCGCACCTACGTCTCCAACGGCGACCGCGTCCTGATGCCCTCCCGCAACAACGACGAGTACCTGATCAGCAGCCGCGTCTATCCCGACACCACCCGGCCCGCCTCGCTCGGAACCGCGGCGGGAACCGCGGTGGCGACCGCGGTGGCGACCGACGCCGGGAGCCCCGCCGCAGCCCGAAGCGCCAGGGGGACCACCATCGACCCCCGCTGGCTGCAGGTGCCCGACACCCTGCCCACCCGCGTGCGGGACCTGAGCCGCGAACTCACCGCCACCGCCCCCACCCGGCTCGCCGCCGTGCAGGCGATCGAGGCCCGCCTGCGCCAGATGATGACCTACACGCTCGACGCCGCCGTGCCTCCGGAGGGCCAGGACGCCGTGGACTTCGCGCTGTTCGAGTCCGGCCAGGGTTACTGCGAGCACTTCGCCAGCGCCGAGCTGATGCTGCTGCGTGCGGCCGGCATCCCGGCGCGGATGGTCGTGGGTTACCTGGCGGACGGAAGCGACGCCAATGACGGACGTCAGGTGCTCCGGGCGTCGGCGGCCCACGCCTGGGTCGAGGTCTGGTTTCCCGGCGCGGGCTGGGTGACCTCCGACCCGACCCCCTCCGGCGGCGCCGGCCAGAGCTTCTTGCAGACCGTGAGCAACACCTTCGACCGGCTGACCCACCAGCTCGCGGAGAGGGCCCTGGCCTTCCTGACCGGCGTGGTCGGCCCGGTGGCCCTGATCGTGCTGGCCCTGCTGCTGTGGCTGTTCCGGGGTCCTCTGCTGAAGATCGTGCTGAGGGCCCGTCGCCGTCCGAAGCCGGCAACGGGCGACCGCATCGATCCCGACCTGCGAAAAGCCTTCGGCAGCCTGCAGTCAGCGCTGGCCCGGGAGGGAACCCCGAGGTTGGCGCACGAGTCGGTCACGGCCCTGCGTGACCGTGTGATCGGCGACCGCGCCTACGGTGAGACGCAGGAGAAGGCCGACCTGGAAAAGGCTTTCGACGTTCTCCACCGCGCCCTCTACGCGAAGGTGCCGCCCGGCACCCACGAATGTGCCGACGCGTCCACCATTCTGGATCGCGAAGCCACTCGCCGACTGGAGGCCCAGAAGCAGAAGGCCTAG